The following are encoded together in the Pedobacter sp. D749 genome:
- a CDS encoding M14 family metallopeptidase — MRKFFVFCLLSIRLKAAAQKTPFELSGKIETTTYTEAISYYKNLAKTYPEAKLFSYGRTDFGKPLHVLVLSHDQVFDPALIRKSNKRVLLINNGIHPGEPEGIDASMMLARDLLKTRKLPKDVVICIIPIYNIDGSFNRSGTSRANQNGPVAYGFRGNSKNLDLNRDFIKTDSKNSATFQLIFNTWQPEIFVDTHTSNGADYQYVMTLIPTQKDKLNPILSDYLTKTLVPDLYRGMEKLGYPMIPYVNSIGETPETGITGFIDPPRYSTGYTTLHNTIGFMPETHMLKSYDLRVDATYKLLQTYIQVVERDARIIGENKRKADEFVAAQKEFPLEWRLNKTEVNDLTFKGFEAGQKPSTVSGANRLYYDRSKPYTKTIKEWNKFEPALSVQKPVAYIIPKAWDRVIELLKLNHVKIRELKSDQKIAVDNYYIGDFKTGTRPYEGHYLHSGVKVNTISQKLQYYAGDYVVYVNQPTNRYIVETLEPQATDSYFNWNFFDSILDMKEHYSAYVFEDTATELLKNNPDLKNKLEAKKASDAEFAKNAAAQLDFVYKNSDYYEKTHNRYPVARLVTDVKLDLK, encoded by the coding sequence ATGAGAAAATTTTTTGTGTTTTGTTTGCTATCTATCAGGTTAAAAGCTGCGGCACAAAAAACACCTTTCGAATTAAGTGGGAAAATCGAAACTACAACATATACCGAAGCAATATCTTATTACAAAAACCTGGCTAAAACTTATCCCGAAGCCAAACTATTTTCCTATGGGCGTACTGATTTTGGAAAACCTTTACACGTATTGGTATTGTCACATGATCAGGTTTTCGATCCGGCACTGATCAGGAAAAGCAACAAAAGGGTGTTATTGATCAATAATGGAATCCATCCTGGCGAACCAGAGGGAATTGATGCCTCAATGATGTTAGCCCGCGATCTCCTTAAAACTCGCAAATTGCCAAAAGATGTAGTGATCTGCATCATTCCCATCTACAATATAGATGGCAGTTTTAACCGTAGCGGAACATCCAGGGCTAACCAGAACGGGCCAGTTGCTTATGGCTTTAGAGGGAATAGTAAAAACCTCGATCTGAACCGTGATTTCATTAAAACTGATTCGAAAAATTCGGCAACATTCCAACTCATTTTCAACACCTGGCAGCCCGAAATATTTGTAGATACCCACACCAGCAATGGTGCCGATTATCAATATGTGATGACGCTTATCCCAACACAAAAAGATAAGCTGAACCCTATACTTTCTGATTATTTGACTAAAACACTGGTGCCTGATCTATATCGCGGTATGGAAAAGTTGGGTTATCCGATGATTCCTTATGTAAACTCAATAGGCGAAACGCCGGAAACTGGAATAACAGGTTTTATAGATCCTCCACGTTATTCTACCGGGTATACCACCCTGCACAATACCATTGGTTTTATGCCAGAAACACATATGTTAAAATCGTATGATTTGCGTGTGGATGCCACTTATAAGCTTTTGCAAACCTATATTCAGGTTGTAGAACGAGATGCCAGAATTATTGGGGAGAATAAGCGAAAGGCTGATGAATTTGTAGCTGCACAAAAGGAATTTCCTTTAGAATGGAGGTTGAATAAGACCGAGGTAAACGATTTGACCTTTAAGGGCTTTGAGGCCGGGCAAAAGCCCAGCACGGTAAGCGGCGCTAATCGTTTATATTATGATCGCAGCAAGCCTTACACCAAAACCATTAAAGAATGGAACAAGTTTGAACCTGCATTATCTGTTCAAAAACCTGTTGCCTACATTATTCCGAAAGCCTGGGATCGCGTTATTGAGCTGCTTAAGCTAAATCATGTTAAAATCAGGGAATTAAAAAGCGATCAGAAAATTGCGGTTGACAATTATTATATCGGTGATTTTAAAACCGGAACCCGCCCATATGAAGGTCATTACCTGCACTCGGGCGTAAAAGTGAATACCATCTCTCAGAAACTGCAATACTACGCCGGCGATTATGTGGTTTATGTAAATCAGCCGACTAACCGTTATATTGTAGAAACCTTGGAGCCCCAGGCCACAGATTCTTATTTCAACTGGAATTTTTTCGATTCTATTCTGGATATGAAAGAACACTATTCGGCCTATGTTTTTGAAGATACGGCTACAGAACTCCTCAAAAATAACCCTGATTTAAAAAATAAACTCGAAGCTAAAAAGGCTTCAGATGCAGAATTTGCGAAGAATGCAGCTGCACAGCTTGATTTTGTGTATAAAAATTCTGATTATTACGAAAAAACACACAACAGATATCCGGTAGCCCGTTTGGTTACAGACGTAAAACTTGATTTAAAATAA
- a CDS encoding rhomboid family intramembrane serine protease codes for MEYFNIAPVASIIFVFTIITSLYAFYDHSLYGKFMLHPYTVSKGRNIYTIITSGLIHADWMHLFFNMFTFYAFAFALESMMGSWRFGLMYFVAMVLSDLPTIFRHKDTFNYNSLGASGAISAVVLSFILYSPLTGLYLMFIPIPIPAIIFGVLYLIYCAYASRNARDHINHDAHLFGALTGLIFTIIFVPGILENFFTVIRTKLGI; via the coding sequence ATGGAATACTTTAATATTGCACCAGTTGCTTCAATAATTTTTGTTTTTACCATTATTACCAGCCTATACGCTTTCTACGATCACTCCCTGTATGGAAAGTTCATGTTGCATCCGTACACTGTATCAAAGGGAAGGAATATTTATACGATTATAACCAGTGGTTTAATCCATGCCGATTGGATGCACTTATTTTTTAACATGTTTACCTTTTATGCATTTGCTTTTGCACTCGAAAGCATGATGGGAAGCTGGCGGTTTGGACTGATGTACTTTGTTGCGATGGTTTTAAGCGATCTTCCGACTATTTTTAGGCACAAGGACACGTTTAACTATAATAGTTTAGGCGCATCCGGAGCAATAAGCGCCGTAGTATTAAGTTTTATACTATACAGCCCGTTAACAGGCTTATATCTCATGTTTATTCCCATTCCGATACCTGCTATCATTTTTGGAGTATTGTACTTAATTTATTGTGCTTATGCCTCGCGTAACGCAAGAGACCATATCAATCATGATGCCCACTTATTTGGCGCATTAACTGGCCTGATTTTTACCATTATTTTTGTCCCTGGTATTTTAGAAAATTTCTTCACCGTCATCAGAACAAAACTGGGGATTTAA
- a CDS encoding dipeptide epimerase — protein MKISCRQFELELKHPFSISKFTRTSTPLMLLKIAHEGVVGYGEASMVPYMGESYESAAAFLQLVDWNKIQYPFDFKEIISYLDSLVPGQPAIKAAIDIALNDIKGKLLNKPCYEMYGADPANMPVTSYTIGIDTPEVIREKLKDAEAFKVIKVKLGRDNDQEIIETIRSMTNVPLYVDANQGWTDKIKAIDLIYWLHNQGVVLIEQPMDKNNLDGNAWLTARSPIPLLADEAVQRLADMNKLKGAYHGINVKLMKSCGMYEGHQIILKARSFGMKVLIGCMSETSCATLAAAALAPLCNWADLDGPWLTKNNPFTDPAFEDGKYILKNLPGLGLAGITSDLFL, from the coding sequence ATGAAGATTAGTTGCAGGCAATTTGAATTAGAATTAAAACATCCTTTTTCGATTTCGAAATTTACCCGTACCAGTACACCCTTAATGTTGTTAAAGATAGCGCATGAAGGTGTGGTTGGTTATGGTGAGGCTTCTATGGTGCCATATATGGGCGAGAGCTACGAAAGTGCAGCAGCTTTTCTGCAGCTTGTAGATTGGAACAAAATCCAATATCCATTCGATTTCAAAGAAATTATTAGCTATTTGGACAGCCTTGTTCCAGGTCAGCCTGCCATTAAAGCGGCGATAGATATTGCGCTTAACGATATTAAAGGGAAATTGTTAAATAAACCCTGTTATGAAATGTACGGCGCAGATCCTGCTAACATGCCGGTAACTTCTTATACCATTGGCATTGATACGCCTGAAGTAATCCGCGAAAAACTGAAAGATGCCGAAGCTTTTAAAGTGATTAAAGTTAAACTGGGGAGAGATAACGATCAGGAAATTATCGAAACCATTAGGAGCATGACCAATGTACCCTTATATGTAGATGCGAACCAGGGCTGGACAGATAAGATAAAAGCGATTGATTTAATTTATTGGCTGCATAACCAGGGTGTGGTATTGATTGAGCAACCTATGGATAAAAACAACCTGGACGGAAATGCCTGGTTAACAGCGCGTAGCCCTATTCCATTACTGGCCGATGAAGCGGTACAGCGTTTAGCCGACATGAACAAACTGAAAGGGGCTTATCATGGCATTAACGTAAAACTGATGAAGAGCTGCGGCATGTATGAAGGCCATCAGATTATTTTGAAAGCCCGTTCTTTTGGAATGAAAGTGCTGATCGGTTGTATGAGCGAAACAAGTTGCGCTACTTTGGCTGCTGCCGCTTTGGCTCCCTTATGCAACTGGGCCGATTTAGATGGGCCATGGCTGACCAAAAATAACCCATTTACTGATCCAGCTTTCGAAGACGGGAAGTATATCTTAAAAAATCTGCCAGGTTTAGGCTTAGCAGGTATTACTTCTGATCTTTTTCTTTAA
- a CDS encoding DUF6358 family protein has translation MGKKFALNIFYNLAIILSIFGLVWCYNNAKYLPAGFLVGTTACLFYFKYQLTKDIRKSFKEKDQK, from the coding sequence GTGGGTAAAAAATTTGCTTTAAATATCTTCTATAACCTAGCCATTATCCTTTCTATTTTCGGATTGGTGTGGTGTTATAACAATGCTAAGTATCTTCCTGCTGGTTTTTTGGTAGGCACAACGGCTTGTTTGTTTTACTTTAAGTATCAACTTACTAAAGACATCAGAAAAAGCTTTAAAGAAAAAGATCAGAAGTAA
- a CDS encoding rhodanese-like domain-containing protein has protein sequence MKEISVQELKEKIDNKEDFQLIDVRETFEYEVSNLEGENIPLGGILIEADKVAKDKPVIIQCRSGKRSAAAVMQLEQQYGFDNLYNLKGGILAWQEAFDPSMPVY, from the coding sequence ATGAAAGAAATATCGGTACAAGAACTAAAAGAGAAAATCGATAACAAAGAAGATTTTCAATTAATTGATGTTCGTGAAACATTCGAATACGAGGTTTCCAATCTTGAAGGCGAGAATATCCCCTTAGGTGGAATTTTAATTGAGGCTGATAAGGTTGCGAAAGATAAGCCGGTAATTATTCAATGCCGTAGCGGAAAAAGAAGCGCAGCAGCGGTAATGCAGTTGGAGCAACAATACGGATTTGATAATCTTTATAACTTAAAAGGCGGTATTTTAGCTTGGCAAGAAGCTTTTGATCCGAGCATGCCGGTTTACTAA
- a CDS encoding DUF4407 domain-containing protein, which yields MDKLNRFFWFCSGAHIPTLEKYPSEQNKYTGIGATIFFTGLFAALSGGYAMYFVFKGDDLAVVFAIVFGFLWGAAIFNMDRYIVSSINKSASTNKQLLQATPRILLAIMIGMVISRPIELKIFDKEIKERLKVSYLNGQRAKIDTLNKAFEKKYQVEFGRLNQQKATRDSLEKGIKADRQKLNFEIFGNKTTETSGVMGYGPYAKRKEAEIAQRTAELDSLKANINKSEGFVDKRKEFDGLFAEKLYTKKQLDSLSDIAGFADRNWALGQLKFNVDGTRDNNTAIAVTFIGLLFIFFECLPVFVKLMSARGPYDYAIADGDEVSIYHSKKDKDFHFEVADNIHGTRVDSESSKKKEILKGKAYRDLEKYDWNGE from the coding sequence ATGGACAAACTGAACCGTTTCTTTTGGTTCTGCTCTGGCGCTCATATCCCGACACTGGAAAAGTATCCTTCAGAACAAAATAAATATACTGGCATTGGTGCCACCATCTTTTTTACAGGCTTATTTGCTGCCCTTTCTGGAGGTTATGCCATGTATTTTGTATTTAAAGGCGACGATCTGGCTGTGGTTTTCGCTATTGTTTTCGGCTTTTTATGGGGAGCAGCCATCTTTAATATGGACCGCTATATTGTATCGAGCATTAATAAAAGTGCCAGCACCAATAAACAGTTATTACAGGCCACACCGCGTATTCTATTGGCCATTATGATCGGTATGGTTATTTCGAGACCCATAGAGCTTAAAATTTTCGATAAAGAAATTAAAGAACGCCTAAAGGTGAGTTACCTGAATGGTCAACGTGCTAAAATCGACACCTTGAACAAAGCCTTCGAAAAAAAATATCAGGTAGAGTTTGGCAGGTTAAATCAGCAGAAAGCCACCCGGGATTCACTTGAGAAAGGAATTAAAGCGGATAGACAAAAGCTTAATTTCGAGATTTTCGGAAATAAAACCACCGAAACATCAGGTGTAATGGGCTATGGGCCATACGCCAAACGCAAGGAAGCGGAGATTGCACAACGCACGGCAGAATTAGATTCGCTGAAAGCCAACATCAATAAATCGGAAGGTTTTGTAGATAAACGCAAAGAATTTGATGGACTGTTTGCTGAAAAGCTATACACCAAAAAACAGTTAGACAGTTTATCGGATATTGCTGGTTTTGCTGATCGCAACTGGGCATTGGGGCAACTTAAATTCAACGTAGATGGCACCCGGGATAACAATACGGCAATTGCGGTTACTTTTATCGGGCTGCTGTTTATCTTTTTTGAATGTTTGCCTGTATTTGTAAAACTGATGAGTGCCCGCGGACCATATGATTATGCAATAGCGGATGGAGACGAAGTATCCATTTATCATTCGAAAAAGGACAAGGATTTTCATTTTGAGGTGGCCGATAATATTCATGGAACGAGGGTTGATTCTGAATCGTCAAAGAAGAAAGAAATATTAAAAGGAAAAGCATACCGCGACCTCGAAAAATACGATTGGAACGGAGAATAG